The proteins below come from a single Rosa rugosa chromosome 2, drRosRugo1.1, whole genome shotgun sequence genomic window:
- the LOC133732853 gene encoding putative calcium-transporting ATPase 13, plasma membrane-type: MSDSPTMHMHAESMLDDPSTRLLNDKPKNKWRIAVSTIFCIRALLSLLNQITKTNFITSSSPVSSNSTFNVDQIALTRLVKNKDLAQLQELGGVEGVALHLKSDKEHGIPCHDAEDIPDRIKEFGSNVYRKAPKGGFFRFVWEAFKDPTVLILLGCAALSLGFDINEHGFKEGCTNGGTILLAVIQIISVSAVSDYRQSRPLVRNNIQIEAWRGGRRQKISVSETVVGDVILLNIGDRVPADGLLVQGHSLQVDESSMTGTDSPVEISYHQNPFLFSGTKITHGYGRMLVTSVGMNTTWGEMMSQMRQDSSERTPLQERLEKLNSLIGKAALLVAFLLLVVLLVRYFTGNTKDENGNKEFNGSNTEVDDIISAVIGIVAAAVSIVVVAIPEGLSLALILAVAYSKKIMMADKAMDLKLSACETMGSVTTICTDKTGTLTMNQMEVTQFWLGKYSLEEEAYSSEISLSVLHLIQEGVALNTTGSVHKQSLDSKVEISGSPTEKAIISWGVFKLQMDMEKVMKSCSILHVEAFDSQNMRSGVSMKRNAENTVHVHWKGAAEIILEMCSSYYNPSGFVIDMGDSEKMSFEEIIQGMAASRLRCIAFAHKEVPADQDHTTKLKEDGLTLLGLVGLKDPCRPEAKKAVEDCQYAGVNVKMITGDNIFTAKAIATECGILKSSHDIFSGAVINGVEFRSYTDLERMLKLDNICVMARSSAADKLLMVRCLKQKGHVVAVTGHGATDAPALEEADIGLSMGIQGTEVAKESSDIIITDDNFASVVSVLACGRCVYHNTQKLVQFQLTSNVAGLLINFAVAASSRQVPFTIVRSIWLNMIMDTLLALALTKDKPTKELMERPPVGRTEPFITNVMCRNLFAQALYQTTVLLILQFRGEAMFGVNDKVNGTLIFNTFVFCQMFNEFNARKLVKKDIFRNIHTDKLFMGIIAVAVILQIVTVEFLSKFEDIERLNYRLWGVCLGIAAISWPIGWVVKCIPVPQKPIFHYLKMKMH; this comes from the coding sequence ATGTCTGATTCTCCAACCATGCATATGCATGCAGAGAGCATGCTTGATGATCCCAGCACTAGGCTCCTTAATGataaacccaaaaacaaatGGCGTATTGCTGTTTCCACCATCTTCTGCATTCGAGCCCTCCTCTCTTTACTCAACCAAATCACAAAAACCAACTTCATAACATCTAGCTCTCCGGTCTCTTCCAATAGTACTTTCAATGTGGACCAAATAGCTCTCACTCGGCTTGTGAAGAACAAAGATCTTGCTCAACTGCAAGAGTTGGGAGGGGTTGAAGGAGTAGCATTACATCTCAAATCTGATAAAGAGCATGGAATTCCTTGCCATGATGCTGAGGACATTCCCGACAGAATCAAAGAATTCGGTTCAAACGTTTACAGAAAAGCCCCCAAAGGAGGTTTTTTCCGTTTTGTGTGGGAAGCCTTCAAAGACCCAACAGTACTCATCCTCTTAGGCTGTGCGGCACTTTCTCTTGGTTTTGACATCAATGAACATGGATTCAAAGAAGGTTGTACTAATGGTGGAACCATATTGCTCGCAGTCATTCAAATCATTTCCGTGTCTGCAGTAAGCGATTACAGGCAGAGCAGACCTTTGGTGCGTAACAATATCCAAATTGAGGCGTGGAGAGGTGGCAGGAGGCAAAAGATTTCTGTTTCTGAAACTGTGGTTGGGGATGTAATTCTCTTGAATATTGGAGATCGGGTGCCGGCTGATGGATTACTTGTACAAGGCCATTCCTTGCAAGTAGACGAATCAAGCATGACAGGAACCGACAGCCCTGTTGAAATTAGCTACCATCAGAATCCCTTCCTTTTTTCTGGGACAAAAATCACACATGGATATGGTCGAATGCTTGTCACATCCGTTGGGATGAACACAACGTGGGGTGAGATGATGAGCCAAATGAGGCAAGACTCCAGTGAAAGGACACCCCTGCAAGAACGTCTGGAGAAGCTAAATTCGTTAATAGGTAAAGCAGCTTTGCTAGTTGCTTTCCTTCTTCTTGTAGTCTTGTTAGTTCGATACTTCACGGGGAATACCAAGGATGAGAATGGAAACAAGGAGTTCAATGGCAGCAACACAGAAGTAGATGACATAATAAGCGCTGTCATTGGGATTGTAGCGGCTGCGGTTTCCATTGTTGTGGTGGCAATTCCAGAAGGTCTCTCATTAGCACTAATTCTTGCTGTTGCCTATTCCAAGAAGATAATGATGGCTGACAAAGCAATGGATCTGAAGCTCTCTGCTTGTGAGACAATGGGATCTGTTACCACAATTTGCACTGACAAAACAGGTACTCTTACTATGAACCAGATGGAGGTGACCCAGTTTTGGTTAGGTAAATATTCTTTGGAAGAAGAAGCTTATTCATCAGAGATTTCTCTTTCTGTTCTTCATTTGATCCAAGAAGGAGTTGCTCTGAATACAACTGGTAGTGTGCACAAGCAAAGTTTGGATTCAAAAGTAGAAATCTCAGGCAGTCCAACTGAAAAGGCTATTATTTCATGGGGGGTATTTAAGTTGCAGATGGATATGGAGAAAGTAATGAAGAGTTGTAGCATTCTCCATGTTGAGGCCTTTGATTCGCAGAATATGCGAAGTGGGGTTTCAATGAAGAGGAACGCAGAAAACACAGTTCATGTACATTGGAAAGGAGCTGCAGAGATCATACTGGAAATGTGTTCAAGTTACTACAATCCCTCTGGATTCGTTATAGATATGGGTGACAGTGAAAAAATGAGTTTTGAGGAGATTATTCAAGGTATGGCAGCTAGCAGACTCCGGTGTATTGCGTTTGCACATAAAGAAGTTCCAGCAGATCAAGACCACACAACTAAGCTAAAAGAAGATGGATTGACCTTGCTGGGACTCGTAGGTCTTAAAGATCCATGCCGTCCAGAAGCGAAGAAAGCAGTTGAAGATTGTCAATATGCAGGGGTGAATGTCAAAATGATTACAGGCGACAATATTTTCACTGCTAAAGCGATAGCCACAGAATGTGGGATACTCAAGTCCAGTCATGACATCTTCAGTGGAGCAGTGATAAACGGTGTGGAATTTCGAAGCTACACCGACTTGGAGAGAATGTTGAAGCTGGACAATATCTGTGTAATGGCGAGGTCTTCTGCTGCAGATAAGCTTCTAATGGTGCGATGCTTGAAGCAGAAAGGTCATGTAGTTGCAGTGACTGGTCATGGCGCTACTGATGCCCCAGCATTGGAAGAAGCTGATATAGGACTATCTATGGGAATTCAAGGAACAGAAGTTGCCAAAGAAAGCTCAGATATTATAATCACGGATGATAACTTTGCTTCAGTGGTCAGTGTTTTGGCATGCGGAAGATGTGTTTATCACAATACGCAGAAGCTCGTCCAATTCCAGCTCACATCAAATGTTGCTGGTCTTTTGATCAACTTTGCAGTAGCGGCTTCATCAAGGCAAGTGCCATTTACGATAGTTCGTTCAATTTGGTTGAACATGATTATGGACACACTACTAGCTCTGGCTCTTACCAAGGACAAACCCACAAAAGAACTCATGGAAAGGCCACCGGTGGGCAGAACTGAGCCCTTCATCACCAATGTCATGTGCAGGAACCTCTTCGCTCAAGCTCTGTACCAAACAACTGTCCTCTTGATATTACAGTTCAGGGGAGAAGCAATGTTTGGTGTTAATGATAAGGTAAATGGCACATTGATCTTTAATACTTTTGTGTTTTGCCAGATGTTCAATGAGTTTAATGCCAGGAAGCTTGTGAAGAAGGATATCTTTAGGAATATCCACACCGACAAATTGTTCATGGGGATAATTGCAGTGGCAGTTATTCTACAGATTGTGACAGTGGAATTTCTAAGCAAATTTGAAGATATAGAGAGGTTGAACTACAGACTATGGGGAGTATGTCTTGGAATTGCAGCCATTTCTTGGCCAATCGGTTGGGTTGTTAAGTGTATACCTGTGCCACAGAAACCCATTTTCCACTacctgaagatgaagatgcacTGA